Proteins encoded in a region of the Onthophagus taurus isolate NC chromosome 10, IU_Otau_3.0, whole genome shotgun sequence genome:
- the LOC111413729 gene encoding tropomyosin-1, isoforms 9A/A/B isoform X26 yields the protein MTTTIPQGTFLDVLKKKMRQAKEEMERYKDECEEYNKRLQGEIMRREEAESEVAALNRRIQLLEEDLERSEERLATATAKLAEASQAADESERIRKALENRTNMEDDRVAILESQLAQAKVIAEEADKKYEEVARKLVIMEIDLERAEERADNSDSKIVELEEELRVVGNNLKSLEVSEEKAAATRDSCEDKIHVITDKLREAEARAEFAERSVQKLQKEVDRLEDELLAEKERNKQLADEMEATLHDIQNM from the exons ATGACGACGACCATACCCCAAGGTACGTTCCTCGACGTTCTCAAAAAGAAGATGAGACAGGCAAAGGAGGAAATGGAACGGTACAAGGACGAATGTGAGGAATACAACAAACGACTTCAGGGCGAGATCATGCGACGTGAAGAA GCTGAATCTGAAGTTGCAGCTTTGAACCGTCGTATTCAGTTGCTCGAAGAAGATTTGGAACGTTCCGAAGAACGTTTGGCAACTGCTACAGCTAAATTAGCCGAAGCTTCCCAGGCAGCTGATGAAAGCGAACG GATACGTAAAGCCCTTGAGAACAGGACCAATATGGAAGATGATCGTGTGGCGATATTGGAAAGTCAATTGGCGCAGGCGAAAGTGATCGCCGAGGAAGCTGACAAAAAATATGAAGAG GTTGCCCGAAAGTTGGTAATCATGGAAATAGACTTAGAACGGGCCGAGGAAAGGGCCGATAACAGCGACAG CAAAATCGTAGAATTGGAGGAAGAACTCCGCGTCGTTGGTAACAACTTGAAATCCCTTGAAGTTTCTGAGGAAAAG GCTGCTGCAACCAGAGATTCTTGCGAGGACAAAATTCACGTCATCACTGATAAATTACGTGAA gcTGAAGCCCGTGCTGAGTTCGCTGAACGTTCGGTTCAAAAACTCCAAAAGGAAGTCGACAGACTAGAAG ATGAATTGTTGGCGGAAAAGGAAAGAAACAAACAATTGGCGGACGAAATGGAGGCAACATTGCACGACATTCAGAACATGTAG
- the LOC111413729 gene encoding tropomyosin-2 isoform X1, whose translation MSQRVGSGSTRKRGHQHHPRNHGNRKKLTLDPVTPSKISENTHNLETEPTTVKVTDTSVIQSASERDNIIDLTNCEDDDIKIRKGGNRNKSEPKIVNEILDDESTDMSLVFRPAAEGSSQSDQESEDPELEELSRLRCTSERAEVVAEREARKIRRRCADYPGLAFGSSIFSSDTLMKFSIIRNELHNIMNTQLKRAESEVAALNRRIQLLEEDLERSEERLATATAKLAEASQAADESERARKILENRSLADEERMDALENQLKEARFLAEEADKKYDEVARKLAMVEADLERAEERAEAGESKIVELEEELRVVGNNLKSLEVSEEKANQREEEYKNQIKNLTTRLKEAEARAEFAERSVQKLQKEVDRLEDELLAEKERNKQLADEMEATLHDIQNM comes from the exons ATGTCCCAAAGGGTAGGGTCAGGGTCTACGAGGAAGAGGGGGCACCAACACCACCCTAGAAATCACGGTAACCGTAAAAAATTGACCCTGGATCCCGTGACGCCCTCGAAAATATCAGAAAACACACATAACCTAGAAACCGAACCAACAACTGTCAAAGTGACAGATACGTCTGTGATTCAAAGTGCCTCCGAACGTGATAATATAATAGATCTAACTAATTGCGAAGACGATGATATTAAAATACGAAAGGGTGGTAATCGTAATAAATCCGAgccaaaaattgttaacgaaaTTTTGGATGACGAATCAACCGATATGTCTTTGGTTTTTCGTCCGGCTGCTGAAGGATCGAGTCAAAGTGACCAAGAATCCGAAGATCCAGAACTTGAAGAATTATCCAGGCTACGTTGTACCTCAGAACGAGCTGAAGTAGTCGCTGAAAGAGAAGCAAGAAAAATCCGAAGAAGATGTGCAGATTATCCAGGGTTGGCCTTCGGGAGTTCCATCTTTAGTTCCGATACTCTCATGAAGTTCTCCATCATCAGGAATGAACTCCACAATATTATGAATACACAACTGAAACGG GCTGAATCTGAAGTTGCAGCTTTGAACCGTCGTATTCAGTTGCTCGAAGAAGATTTGGAACGTTCCGAAGAACGTTTGGCAACTGCTACAGCTAAATTAGCCGAAGCTTCCCAGGCAGCTGATGAAAGCGAACG CGCCCGTAAGATTCTTGAGAATCGTTCCTTGGCCGATGAGGAGCGTATGGATGCTCTTGAGAATCAGCTGAAGGAGGCGAGGTTCTTGGCTGAGGAAGCCGACAAAAAATACGATGAG GTGGCCCGTAAGTTGGCAATGGTTGAAGCTGATTTGGAGAGAGCTGAGGAGCGCGCTGAAGCCGGAGAATC CAAAATCGTAGAATTGGAGGAAGAACTCCGCGTCGTTGGTAACAACTTGAAATCCCTTGAAGTTTCTGAGGAAAAG GCCAACCAACGTGAAGAAGAATACAAAAACCAAATCAAGAACCTCACCACTCGCCTAAAAGAG gcTGAAGCCCGTGCTGAGTTCGCTGAACGTTCGGTTCAAAAACTCCAAAAGGAAGTCGACAGACTAGAAG ATGAATTGTTGGCGGAAAAGGAAAGAAACAAACAATTGGCGGACGAAATGGAGGCAACATTGCACGACATTCAGAACATGTAG
- the LOC111413729 gene encoding tropomyosin-1, isoforms 9A/A/B isoform X22: MTTTIPQGTFLDVLKKKMRQAKEEMERYKDECEEYNKRLQGEIMRREEAESEVAALNRRIQLLEEDLERSEERLATATAKLAEASQAADESERIRKALENRTNMEDDRVAILESQLAQAKVIAEEADKKYEEVARKLAMVEADLERAEERAEAGESKIVELEEELRVVGNNLKSLEVSEEKANQREEEYKNQIKNLTTRLKEAEARAEFAERSVQKLQKEVDRLEDELLAEKERNKQLADEMEATLHDIQNM, encoded by the exons ATGACGACGACCATACCCCAAGGTACGTTCCTCGACGTTCTCAAAAAGAAGATGAGACAGGCAAAGGAGGAAATGGAACGGTACAAGGACGAATGTGAGGAATACAACAAACGACTTCAGGGCGAGATCATGCGACGTGAAGAA GCTGAATCTGAAGTTGCAGCTTTGAACCGTCGTATTCAGTTGCTCGAAGAAGATTTGGAACGTTCCGAAGAACGTTTGGCAACTGCTACAGCTAAATTAGCCGAAGCTTCCCAGGCAGCTGATGAAAGCGAACG GATACGTAAAGCCCTTGAGAACAGGACCAATATGGAAGATGATCGTGTGGCGATATTGGAAAGTCAATTGGCGCAGGCGAAAGTGATCGCCGAGGAAGCTGACAAAAAATATGAAGAG GTGGCCCGTAAGTTGGCAATGGTTGAAGCTGATTTGGAGAGAGCTGAGGAGCGCGCTGAAGCCGGAGAATC CAAAATCGTAGAATTGGAGGAAGAACTCCGCGTCGTTGGTAACAACTTGAAATCCCTTGAAGTTTCTGAGGAAAAG GCCAACCAACGTGAAGAAGAATACAAAAACCAAATCAAGAACCTCACCACTCGCCTAAAAGAG gcTGAAGCCCGTGCTGAGTTCGCTGAACGTTCGGTTCAAAAACTCCAAAAGGAAGTCGACAGACTAGAAG ATGAATTGTTGGCGGAAAAGGAAAGAAACAAACAATTGGCGGACGAAATGGAGGCAACATTGCACGACATTCAGAACATGTAG
- the LOC111413729 gene encoding tropomyosin-1, isoforms 9A/A/B isoform X21 encodes MTTTIPQGTFLDVLKKKMRQAKEEMERYKDECEEYNKRLQGEIMRREEAESEVAALNRRIQLLEEDLERSEERLATATAKLAEASQAADESERARKILENRSLADEERMDALENQLKEARFLAEEADKKYDEVARKLAMVEADLERAEERAEAGESKIVELEEELRVVGNNLKSLEVSEEKANQREEEYKNQIKNLTTRLKEAEARAEFAERSVQKLQKEVDRLEDELLAEKERNKQLADEMEATLHDIQNM; translated from the exons ATGACGACGACCATACCCCAAGGTACGTTCCTCGACGTTCTCAAAAAGAAGATGAGACAGGCAAAGGAGGAAATGGAACGGTACAAGGACGAATGTGAGGAATACAACAAACGACTTCAGGGCGAGATCATGCGACGTGAAGAA GCTGAATCTGAAGTTGCAGCTTTGAACCGTCGTATTCAGTTGCTCGAAGAAGATTTGGAACGTTCCGAAGAACGTTTGGCAACTGCTACAGCTAAATTAGCCGAAGCTTCCCAGGCAGCTGATGAAAGCGAACG CGCCCGTAAGATTCTTGAGAATCGTTCCTTGGCCGATGAGGAGCGTATGGATGCTCTTGAGAATCAGCTGAAGGAGGCGAGGTTCTTGGCTGAGGAAGCCGACAAAAAATACGATGAG GTGGCCCGTAAGTTGGCAATGGTTGAAGCTGATTTGGAGAGAGCTGAGGAGCGCGCTGAAGCCGGAGAATC CAAAATCGTAGAATTGGAGGAAGAACTCCGCGTCGTTGGTAACAACTTGAAATCCCTTGAAGTTTCTGAGGAAAAG GCCAACCAACGTGAAGAAGAATACAAAAACCAAATCAAGAACCTCACCACTCGCCTAAAAGAG gcTGAAGCCCGTGCTGAGTTCGCTGAACGTTCGGTTCAAAAACTCCAAAAGGAAGTCGACAGACTAGAAG ATGAATTGTTGGCGGAAAAGGAAAGAAACAAACAATTGGCGGACGAAATGGAGGCAACATTGCACGACATTCAGAACATGTAG
- the LOC111413729 gene encoding tropomyosin isoforms c/e isoform X3, whose product MSQRVGSGSTRKRGHQHHPRNHGNRKKLTLDPVTPSKISENTHNLETEPTTVKVTDTSVIQSASERDNIIDLTNCEDDDIKIRKGGNRNKSEPKIVNEILDDESTDMSLVFRPAAEGSSQSDQESEDPELEELSRLRCTSERAEVVAEREARKIRRRCADYPGLAFGSSIFSSDTLMKFSIIRNELHNIMNTQLKRAESEVAALNRRIQLLEEDLERSEERLATATAKLAEASQAADESERIRKALENRTNMEDDRVAILESQLAQAKVIAEEADKKYEEVARKLAMVEADLERAEERAEAGESKIVELEEELRVVGNNLKSLEVSEEKANQREEEYKNQIKNLTTRLKEAEARAEFAERSVQKLQKEVDRLEDELLAEKERNKQLADEMEATLHDIQNM is encoded by the exons ATGTCCCAAAGGGTAGGGTCAGGGTCTACGAGGAAGAGGGGGCACCAACACCACCCTAGAAATCACGGTAACCGTAAAAAATTGACCCTGGATCCCGTGACGCCCTCGAAAATATCAGAAAACACACATAACCTAGAAACCGAACCAACAACTGTCAAAGTGACAGATACGTCTGTGATTCAAAGTGCCTCCGAACGTGATAATATAATAGATCTAACTAATTGCGAAGACGATGATATTAAAATACGAAAGGGTGGTAATCGTAATAAATCCGAgccaaaaattgttaacgaaaTTTTGGATGACGAATCAACCGATATGTCTTTGGTTTTTCGTCCGGCTGCTGAAGGATCGAGTCAAAGTGACCAAGAATCCGAAGATCCAGAACTTGAAGAATTATCCAGGCTACGTTGTACCTCAGAACGAGCTGAAGTAGTCGCTGAAAGAGAAGCAAGAAAAATCCGAAGAAGATGTGCAGATTATCCAGGGTTGGCCTTCGGGAGTTCCATCTTTAGTTCCGATACTCTCATGAAGTTCTCCATCATCAGGAATGAACTCCACAATATTATGAATACACAACTGAAACGG GCTGAATCTGAAGTTGCAGCTTTGAACCGTCGTATTCAGTTGCTCGAAGAAGATTTGGAACGTTCCGAAGAACGTTTGGCAACTGCTACAGCTAAATTAGCCGAAGCTTCCCAGGCAGCTGATGAAAGCGAACG GATACGTAAAGCCCTTGAGAACAGGACCAATATGGAAGATGATCGTGTGGCGATATTGGAAAGTCAATTGGCGCAGGCGAAAGTGATCGCCGAGGAAGCTGACAAAAAATATGAAGAG GTGGCCCGTAAGTTGGCAATGGTTGAAGCTGATTTGGAGAGAGCTGAGGAGCGCGCTGAAGCCGGAGAATC CAAAATCGTAGAATTGGAGGAAGAACTCCGCGTCGTTGGTAACAACTTGAAATCCCTTGAAGTTTCTGAGGAAAAG GCCAACCAACGTGAAGAAGAATACAAAAACCAAATCAAGAACCTCACCACTCGCCTAAAAGAG gcTGAAGCCCGTGCTGAGTTCGCTGAACGTTCGGTTCAAAAACTCCAAAAGGAAGTCGACAGACTAGAAG ATGAATTGTTGGCGGAAAAGGAAAGAAACAAACAATTGGCGGACGAAATGGAGGCAACATTGCACGACATTCAGAACATGTAG
- the LOC111413729 gene encoding tropomyosin-1, isoforms 9A/A/B isoform X24, whose translation MTTTIPQGTFLDVLKKKMRQAKEEMERYKDECEEYNKRLQGEIMRREEAESEVAALNRRIQLLEEDLERSEERLATATAKLAEASQAADESERIRKALENRTNMEDDRVAILESQLAQAKVIAEEADKKYEEVARKLVIMEIDLERAEERADNSDSKIVELEEELRVVGNNLKSLEVSEEKANQREEEYKNQIKNLTTRLKEAEARAEFAERSVQKLQKEVDRLEDELLAEKERNKQLADEMEATLHDIQNM comes from the exons ATGACGACGACCATACCCCAAGGTACGTTCCTCGACGTTCTCAAAAAGAAGATGAGACAGGCAAAGGAGGAAATGGAACGGTACAAGGACGAATGTGAGGAATACAACAAACGACTTCAGGGCGAGATCATGCGACGTGAAGAA GCTGAATCTGAAGTTGCAGCTTTGAACCGTCGTATTCAGTTGCTCGAAGAAGATTTGGAACGTTCCGAAGAACGTTTGGCAACTGCTACAGCTAAATTAGCCGAAGCTTCCCAGGCAGCTGATGAAAGCGAACG GATACGTAAAGCCCTTGAGAACAGGACCAATATGGAAGATGATCGTGTGGCGATATTGGAAAGTCAATTGGCGCAGGCGAAAGTGATCGCCGAGGAAGCTGACAAAAAATATGAAGAG GTTGCCCGAAAGTTGGTAATCATGGAAATAGACTTAGAACGGGCCGAGGAAAGGGCCGATAACAGCGACAG CAAAATCGTAGAATTGGAGGAAGAACTCCGCGTCGTTGGTAACAACTTGAAATCCCTTGAAGTTTCTGAGGAAAAG GCCAACCAACGTGAAGAAGAATACAAAAACCAAATCAAGAACCTCACCACTCGCCTAAAAGAG gcTGAAGCCCGTGCTGAGTTCGCTGAACGTTCGGTTCAAAAACTCCAAAAGGAAGTCGACAGACTAGAAG ATGAATTGTTGGCGGAAAAGGAAAGAAACAAACAATTGGCGGACGAAATGGAGGCAACATTGCACGACATTCAGAACATGTAG